The Arachis hypogaea cultivar Tifrunner chromosome 16, arahy.Tifrunner.gnm2.J5K5, whole genome shotgun sequence genome contains a region encoding:
- the LOC112754389 gene encoding histone deacetylase HDT1 isoform X2 yields MIHLSMACLGEVKKDKGEPVTVYVKFGDQRLVIGTLTSENFPQISYDLIFEKEFELSHNWKNGSVFFTGYKAEPPLESENEEDSEEFEDIPVAAANGNSELEVKNAVKLDANEAKQKEKIGDPRKKEKANEKDANGEDEEDSFDADSDESDEDSSEDEAMANGEKDGEGEDDSDDDDDKDEDDDDDDESDKEETLKKAELSKKRVHESSKKTPVPEKKAKFVTPEKIDNKGGVHVATPYPTKQAIKAAANNRQLVKQQTPKLVGDYGCKDCNRLFKTEDALNSHNKAKHSAK; encoded by the exons ATGATCCATCTTTCAATG GCATGCCTGGGTGAGGTTAAGAAGGATAAAGGCGAACCAGTGACTGTGTATGTGAAATTTGGTGACCAGAGGCTTGTGATTGGAACACTTACTTCTGAGAACTTTCCTCAGATTTCTTATGATTTAATATTTGAGAAGGAATTTGAGCTATCACATAACTGGAAAAATGGGAGTGTCTTCTTTACTGGATATAAAGCTGAACCTCCTTTGGAATC TGAAAATGAAGAAGACTCTGAAG AGTTCGAAGATATTCCAGTTGCTGCTGCCAATG GAAATTCTGAGCTTGAGGTAAAGAATGCTGTCAAACTTGATGCCAATGAAGCTAAACAAAAGGAGAAAATAGGGGAtccaagaaagaaagagaaagcaaatGAAAAGGATGCAAATGGTGAAGATGAGGAAGATTCATTTGATGCTGACTCTGATGAATCTGATGAGGATTCTAGTGAAGATGAG GCCATGGCAAATGGTGAGAAAGATGGTGAAGGTGAAGAtgactctgatgatgatgatgacaaggaCGAAGATGATGACGATGACGATGAATCTGACAAGGAGGAGACACTCAAGAAG GCTGAATTGAGCAAAAAGAGGGTTCATGAATCATCCAAGAAAACACCTGTTCCAGAGAAGAAGGCAAAATTTGTTACTCCTGAAAAGATTG ACAACAAGGGTGGTGTTCATGTTGCAACTCCTTACCCAACTAAGCAGGCTATCAAGGCAGCTGCCAATAATAGGCAACTGGTGAAGCAGCAGACTCCAAAGTTAGTTGGAGACTATGGCTGCAAGGATTGCAACAG GTTGTTTAAGACAGAAGATGCCTTAAACTCCCATAACAAGGCCAAGCACAGTGCTAAGTGA
- the LOC112754389 gene encoding histone deacetylase HDT1 isoform X1 translates to MEFWGVEVKSGESLEVDPGYGKMIHLSMACLGEVKKDKGEPVTVYVKFGDQRLVIGTLTSENFPQISYDLIFEKEFELSHNWKNGSVFFTGYKAEPPLESENEEDSEEFEDIPVAAANGNSELEVKNAVKLDANEAKQKEKIGDPRKKEKANEKDANGEDEEDSFDADSDESDEDSSEDEAMANGEKDGEGEDDSDDDDDKDEDDDDDDESDKEETLKKAELSKKRVHESSKKTPVPEKKAKFVTPEKIDNKGGVHVATPYPTKQAIKAAANNRQLVKQQTPKLVGDYGCKDCNRLFKTEDALNSHNKAKHSAK, encoded by the exons ATGGAATTCTGGG GTGTTGAAGTAAAAAGCGGAGAAAGTCTCGAGGTTGATCCAGGATATGGCAAGATGATCCATCTTTCAATG GCATGCCTGGGTGAGGTTAAGAAGGATAAAGGCGAACCAGTGACTGTGTATGTGAAATTTGGTGACCAGAGGCTTGTGATTGGAACACTTACTTCTGAGAACTTTCCTCAGATTTCTTATGATTTAATATTTGAGAAGGAATTTGAGCTATCACATAACTGGAAAAATGGGAGTGTCTTCTTTACTGGATATAAAGCTGAACCTCCTTTGGAATC TGAAAATGAAGAAGACTCTGAAG AGTTCGAAGATATTCCAGTTGCTGCTGCCAATG GAAATTCTGAGCTTGAGGTAAAGAATGCTGTCAAACTTGATGCCAATGAAGCTAAACAAAAGGAGAAAATAGGGGAtccaagaaagaaagagaaagcaaatGAAAAGGATGCAAATGGTGAAGATGAGGAAGATTCATTTGATGCTGACTCTGATGAATCTGATGAGGATTCTAGTGAAGATGAG GCCATGGCAAATGGTGAGAAAGATGGTGAAGGTGAAGAtgactctgatgatgatgatgacaaggaCGAAGATGATGACGATGACGATGAATCTGACAAGGAGGAGACACTCAAGAAG GCTGAATTGAGCAAAAAGAGGGTTCATGAATCATCCAAGAAAACACCTGTTCCAGAGAAGAAGGCAAAATTTGTTACTCCTGAAAAGATTG ACAACAAGGGTGGTGTTCATGTTGCAACTCCTTACCCAACTAAGCAGGCTATCAAGGCAGCTGCCAATAATAGGCAACTGGTGAAGCAGCAGACTCCAAAGTTAGTTGGAGACTATGGCTGCAAGGATTGCAACAG GTTGTTTAAGACAGAAGATGCCTTAAACTCCCATAACAAGGCCAAGCACAGTGCTAAGTGA